A section of the Labeo rohita strain BAU-BD-2019 unplaced genomic scaffold, IGBB_LRoh.1.0 scaffold_821, whole genome shotgun sequence genome encodes:
- the LOC127162052 gene encoding neoverrucotoxin subunit beta-like — protein sequence MVTEEGCVALASSLSSNPSHLRELDLSYNHPGVSGVKLLNHLEKLNVDHGGEFRITSGLHKYACDLTLDTNTANKHLILSDENRKVTSVYEYQSYPDQPDRFDECYQVLCVESLTGRCYWETEWSGNNVEISVSYKEIKRKGGSLDCVFGRNVNSWSLICSDHGFTALHNDNYTAISAGSVSSKRVGVYVDVSGGTLSFYSVSDTHKLTHLHTFTHTFTQTLHAGFRLLYPNSSVSLCDIKHTQTLVDTV from the exons atggtgacagaagAAGGTTGTGTTGCTCTGGCATCatctctgagttcaaacccctcacacctgagagagctggatctgagctacaatcacccaggagtttcaggagtgaagctgctcAACCACCTGGAAAAACTCAA tgtggatcatggaggagagTTCAGGATCACATCAGGGCTCCACAAAT atgcctgtgatctcacactggatacaaacacagcaaacaaacaCCTCATTCTGTCTGACGAGAACAGAAAAGTGACGAGTGTGTATGAGTATCAGTCATATCCTGATCaaccagacagatttgatgagTGTTATCAGGTTCTGTGTGTTGAGAGTCtgactggacgctgttactgggagactGAATGGAGtggaaataatgttgaaatatcagtgtcatataaagAAATCAAGAGGAAAGGAGGGAGTTTAGACTGTGTGTTTGGACGTAATGTGAACTCCTGGAGTCTGATCTGCTCTGATCATGGATTCACTGCCCTTCACAATGATAACTACACTGCTATATCTGCTGGTTCAGTGTCCAGTAAGagagtaggagtgtatgtggacgtGTCTGGTGgcactctgtccttctacagcgtctctgacacacacaaactcacacacttacacacattcacacacacattcactcaaACACTACACGCTGGATTTAGACTTCTTTATCCAAACTCttcagtgtctctgtgtgacattaaacacacacagacattagtGGACACAGTGTGA